In Agrobacterium vitis, one genomic interval encodes:
- a CDS encoding protein kinase domain-containing protein, with protein MPLPDGFSDVAARFNALMQAVRGHVGTPNSDGEQRLLIDQLRNALDRRAETLAPSDPAFIAGTFAVENLLYEGSHSRVLKLRHRDLETAYVLKTLTTDGASSASQADLLIREARIGLNLDHPNMVKTSILLRLADGSPGLIQPWSGYSLRESLEREGRTGLDVAQIMHDLLTALEALHNRGLVHGDVTPSNVILDPQRRIARLADFGLTIECGASWADLGLAEVGSPDYCAPEQSASSKAATAMDLYGAGRVLLRMLNTVPQGQNADLAQLADHLCNIDPGKRPETAKEALANLSRIGTRE; from the coding sequence ATGCCTCTGCCTGACGGTTTCAGCGACGTCGCCGCCCGTTTCAACGCCCTGATGCAAGCCGTGCGCGGGCATGTCGGGACACCCAATAGTGACGGGGAACAGCGGCTGCTGATCGACCAGTTGAGAAACGCTCTCGACCGACGGGCCGAAACATTGGCTCCCTCGGACCCCGCCTTCATTGCAGGAACATTTGCCGTCGAAAACCTGCTCTACGAGGGGAGTCATAGCCGCGTTCTCAAACTGCGCCATCGGGATCTGGAAACCGCCTATGTCCTCAAAACACTGACCACCGATGGAGCTTCGTCAGCCAGTCAGGCGGACCTCCTGATCCGTGAAGCCCGGATCGGCCTCAACCTGGACCACCCCAACATGGTCAAAACCTCAATACTATTGCGATTGGCCGATGGCAGCCCAGGCCTTATCCAACCCTGGTCTGGGTATTCTCTGAGGGAGAGCCTGGAGAGGGAGGGAAGAACCGGTCTCGACGTAGCGCAAATCATGCATGATCTGCTGACCGCACTTGAGGCTTTGCATAACCGCGGCCTTGTCCACGGTGATGTTACCCCCAGCAATGTCATTCTCGATCCGCAGCGGCGGATAGCAAGATTAGCCGACTTTGGTTTGACCATAGAATGCGGTGCCAGCTGGGCCGATCTCGGTCTTGCAGAGGTTGGCTCCCCGGACTATTGCGCACCGGAACAGAGTGCTTCTAGCAAGGCAGCGACAGCGATGGATCTCTACGGCGCAGGCCGCGTGCTCTTGCGAATGCTCAACACTGTGCCGCAAGGCCAGAACGCCGATCTTGCACAGCTCGCGGATCATCTCTGTAACATCGATCCTGGAAAAAGGCCCGAAACCGCCAAAGAAGCCTTGGCGAACCTGTCGCGGATAGGGACAAGGGAATGA
- a CDS encoding polysaccharide biosynthesis/export family protein: MRKVLPVLLIAILSSCAKPSDGPSAGAIRSATFPGSSSKVPVIELSKAPAVTAAAPQSGYSASEPGLSVLRGAYNQQRLRPGDVFDVTLLDTGEEGLFSSTHSSTLNLGRFTVDPQGSVTMPFVGKQRVTDSTPEGLQNRIVQGMKGSAVNPQAVVTVVDKPSSAVLVSGGVKTPGKVALTARRERVLDIISQSGGASVAPQAAKVTVVRGRERATTTLDRVMSDEKQNIVLLPGDQVIVDGEPASYTALGAFKSTGEFQFETGKLTLAQAVGRAGGLLDDRADARNVYVFRNQLIQVPASTVTASGVKGPVAMTTSSKPVIYHVNMKDASSIMLMQLFQMQKGDVLYASNSGMVDAAKLLTVYQKVPSTSAAPLPGSSN, encoded by the coding sequence ATGCGCAAGGTTTTGCCAGTTCTTTTGATTGCGATTTTGTCGAGCTGTGCAAAACCATCGGATGGACCAAGTGCTGGGGCCATCCGGTCTGCGACGTTCCCGGGCAGTTCAAGCAAAGTGCCGGTGATCGAGCTTTCCAAGGCACCAGCGGTCACGGCTGCCGCACCACAGTCTGGTTATTCAGCCTCCGAGCCGGGTTTGTCGGTGCTTCGCGGCGCCTATAATCAACAGAGACTGCGGCCGGGCGATGTGTTTGACGTGACCTTGCTGGATACCGGCGAGGAAGGTCTTTTTTCCTCCACCCATAGTAGTACTCTTAATCTTGGTCGCTTCACTGTTGATCCGCAGGGCAGCGTCACCATGCCTTTCGTTGGCAAGCAGCGGGTGACGGATTCCACCCCGGAAGGCCTACAAAATCGTATTGTCCAGGGCATGAAAGGCTCGGCGGTTAACCCACAGGCCGTCGTGACAGTTGTCGACAAACCGTCCAGCGCCGTTCTGGTCAGCGGTGGCGTCAAGACCCCCGGAAAAGTGGCGCTGACAGCGCGGCGTGAGCGGGTTCTGGATATCATTTCGCAGTCAGGCGGGGCGTCTGTTGCACCGCAGGCCGCCAAGGTTACCGTTGTGCGCGGTCGGGAACGCGCAACGACGACGCTGGATAGGGTGATGAGCGATGAAAAACAGAATATCGTCCTGCTGCCCGGCGACCAGGTGATCGTCGATGGTGAACCGGCCAGCTATACGGCCCTAGGCGCCTTCAAAAGCACGGGTGAATTCCAGTTCGAAACCGGCAAGCTTACCCTGGCTCAGGCGGTTGGCCGGGCTGGCGGTTTGCTGGATGATCGGGCCGATGCCCGCAATGTCTACGTGTTCCGCAACCAGTTGATCCAGGTTCCGGCATCGACGGTGACGGCAAGTGGCGTCAAGGGACCGGTAGCCATGACCACCAGCAGCAAGCCGGTAATCTATCATGTGAATATGAAAGATGCCTCCAGCATCATGCTGATGCAACTGTTCCAGATGCAGAAGGGCGATGTGCTCTATGCCAGCAATTCGGGCATGGTTGATGCGGCCAAGTTGCTGACCGTTTACCAGAAAGTGCCGTCAACATCGGCGGCACCTCTCCCTGGCTCCTCCAATTGA